From the genome of Haloarcula taiwanensis:
AGCGCGACGAGACCGACGCGCACCGCCTCCGACCGCTCACTGGTCATCGTCGAGTCGTCCCTGCCGTTCATCGATGTCGTCGAGCATGTCAAGCGTCTTTCGCACCGAAGCGCGGATAGCCTCGCTCCGGTTGACGAACTTCCCGTCTTCGCCGACGTGCTTGTCGATGTCGTTCAGCAGCTCGGCCGGGACTTCGACGCTTATCTTGGGCATATCTGGAGAATATATCGAGCATATGCTTAGCCACTGTGGTTTGCCGACCGGGCGTATCGCCCTCCGTAGATAATATATACCGAGACAACTACCTGATATATTTTCATTTTCCCATTTAATATCTGAAATATGAATACATTGAAACGACGTACCGTACTTGGAGTGTTCCGCTGGCACTCGGGATGCGGGCTGTAGCAGTGAGAACGGTGCTGAACAAGACGATACCGCCGACCGAGCGTCGCAGTGCGACAGACGCGCAGTTGACGACCGCGACGGTGGCACAAATATCGTCGAATAACGTCCCGTGACCTGTCGCTGAGTACAACTCTCAGTCGGCGGGTTCGCTGCGGCGGTTCGACGTCCGCCGGCCGCCGAGCGTGTACACCCAGAGGACGCCGAGTCCGAGCAGGTACGCAAGCGCGGTTGGAATACCGACGATGAACATCGTGAAGATGCCGCTGGGCGAGAGGATCGCCGAGAGGGCGACGATGGCGATGACGACCTCTCGCCAGCGCTCGTACATCAGCCGGAACGGAATGATACCGCCCTTGTGGAAGAGGAACATCGTCACTGGAATCTCGGCCAGCAGGCCGATGCCGATGGTGAGGAAGAACACGAGCCAGCCGAAGTTGCTCACCCGATAGGCGATGACCATGTTCGAGTTCAATTGGTCGTAGGCGATCCAGGAGATGGTCATCGGGGCCACGTAGAGGAACCCGAGCAGGCTTCCGCCGATGAGTGCGGCAAACAGCGTCCCGCCCCAGATACCCAGGATGTTGCGGTTCCCGATGACCAGGCCGCGCTCGCGCATCGCCGGCCACGCGAAGTACAGCACCACGGGAATGACTGCAACGGCCCCGAGTATCGTCGAGAACTTGACGATGAACACGAGGTGCTCCACGGGGTGGAGCGTGACGATGCTCACGTCGGCGGCCATCTCCGGCGGGAGCCGGCTAACGAACGTCCGCTGAATCGTCCCGATGCCACCCTGATAGAGGAACAGGAACGCGGCGGCAAGCACCGCCCCGAAGATGCCCAGAATCACGAACGCCCGGGAGGCTAAGGCGCTGAGGATGAACTGGATGTCGTAGTAGTAGCCGCCGATCTCGTCTTCGGTTGTTTCGTCCTCGGTGAACGCGTCGACCATGCCAGCGGTCGTCGAGGTGAACACGCCCGCTTCTTCCTCCGATTCAGCGGCCCCGTCCGCGGTATCGCCGGTCTCGCTTCCCGGGTCGTCTTCGTGGGCCATGTCCCAGCGGTCGAGGACGGCCTGCGCTTTCTCCTTGTTGTCGTCCGCAAGCGCGCGGTCGGCGTGGGCAAGCGCCTCGTCCTCGCTCATCTCCTCAAACACTTCGGGCGGTGCGACCTCGACGGCCGAGGCGTTGAGTTCGCTGATGTCGATGGCCGTCGGGTCGCCGACCTGACCGGGACCGGCCTTCTCCGAGAGCGCGGTCAGGACGTGGTAGTACAGGACGACGACAGCACCGATGACACCGAACCCGACGGCGAGAAGTACTGCTGTACTCTCGACCGGGAGGCCGAATAGTGCCGGCGGCTGGATGTCACCGGTGAGCCGGTCGGACGGGAACACTTCAGCGAACTGCTGGATGTACTGGAACGCCGGCGTCGCTAGGACGTAGTACACCACACCGCCGCCAAGCACTGCACCGCCGAGAATCGTGTTCCAGTGCTCTCGGGCGACGGCACTGGTACTGACGAGGTCACCGGAGCGTCTGACCAACATTGCAAGCTTCGCCAGCGCGAGGCTGATACCGTAGAGGCCACACAGCGGCGCGGCCCACATAATCTGGGTGAAGGGGTCCGGCGGCGAGAACAGCGCCCCGAAGGCGAAAATCCCCATCACCGCGTAGCGCCACTTGTCCCGGAACGTCTCGTAGGGGACGATTTCGGTGTAGGAAAGCACCGTCATCACGAGCGGCAACTGAGCGGCGAGCCCGAAGGAGACGGCCAGCAGGAAGACGAACTGGAACCACTTGACGATGGAGTACTGTGGCGTGAAGCCGGCCTTGAACGCGTCCCCGGCGAGGAAGTTGAACATCAGCGGGAAGAACAGCTCGTAGGCGTAGGCGACACCGCCGAAAAACAGCCCTAAGCTGATCGTGACGAACAGCGCGCCCTTCCAGGTCGGGATGTGCTCGGCCGGCCACCAGCCCCGCTGGCGGAGTCCGTCGCGGCCGAAGTATATCAACAGCGGCAACGACATGAGAATCCCGATGACGGCTCCGATTTTCACCTGCAGGAGGATGACGTCGAACGGCGTGACCGCGACGATGCTCGTGGCTTCCTGCGTGGTGAGGTCCATCTGCGAGTACAGGAGATCGGCGCGCAGCGTGTCCCAGACGCCGTACTGCAGTCCCATGATCGTGCCGATCATCCCGATGACGAAGACGACGAACACCTTCTGGAGGTGCACCTGCGCCGAGCGAAGCATCGCGCCGAGCGTGGCGCGCCCGCTCTGAACCGTCTGGACGGTGTCCTCGTCGATAGCACTCGCCATCTTCTCTATGCCTAGCCCAGTGGGCGTTATCAATTTATTCATCCCGGTGACAGCCGCTGCTCGAAAAGAAAGTTTACAACACCCACCGTCTAAGCCCGGGACAGATGGAGGACGGTGACGCAGACGACGAGCGGCGCGGGTCCGAAGAGCCGCCACTACCGTCCGACGACGAATCCGACGAGTCGCCGATCCCCACCGACCCCGTGGCCGAGGCCGATGCCGATCGGGAGACGGCCGAGGTGACAGGCCCGGGTCCCGCGCCGGCCGGCGGTGACGAGGACACTGTTGGCTCGCACGCCGCGCCGACCGAAGCCGAATCCAGCGATGGGCTGTTCGACCGGGATGCGTCGGATATCGCCGCCGCCGTCCCGGCGGACGTTCCGACCGACTGGGGCAAGTCGACGCCCTCGCCGGCTGGTGCCGGTGGTGCTGCGCCGACGACCGGTGGCGGGACCGCACCGAGCTACGACCCCGACGACGATATCGTCGACGAGGGCGCACCCGACGACGAGGAGATGCCGCTGGCCGACCACGTCGAGGAGATGGCGATGCGGCTGTTCGTCGTCGTCGGCGTGATGGCCGTCGTCGCCGTCATCGCCCTGCCGTACTCCGACGAACTCATCAATTTCCTGTGGTACTCCTTCCTCGATGGCCCGGCAAGCCAATGCGGTCAGGTCGCGACGAATGCCGATGGCAGTGTCGTCGAAGGGGCGGACTGTCCGAACGTGTACAACCCGCTTGCGCTGATTCTGGCGCGGCTGAAAGTGTCGTCACTGGTCGGCTTTATCGTCGCGCTCCCGGTGTTCGTCTACCAGACGTACCTGTTCATGCGACCGGGGCTGTACCCCCGCGAGCGGCGCTACTACCTCGCGGCGGTCCCGACGAGTCTCGTGCTCGCGGCCGTCGGCGTCGGCTTCGCGTACTTCGCGGTCCTGCGGGCGATGTTCGATTACTTCATCACCTACTCCGACCGCGCGGCCGACCTCGCCTTTGGCCTCAGCGAGACGTTCAACCTCATCATCCTGATGCTCGGGCTGTTCGCGCTCATCTTCCAGATTCCGCTGTTCGTGATGCTCGCGGTGATGATGGGCGTGACGACGCGCCAGTGGCTTCAGGACCGGCGGCTGTACTTCTGGGGTGGCTTCGCCGCCGTGGCGTTCCTGTTCAGTCCCGACCCGACCGGGATGGCCCCGCTGATGGTCGCGGTGACGATGATCGGCCTGTTCGAGGGGACCCTGTTGCTCCTGCGGTGGACCGGCAGCACGTCGCCGATCCCGACCGCCGACGACCTCGCCGCTCGTCGCCCGGTCGCGTGGCTGACCGCCGGTATCGCCGGCTACGTCCTCAGCCCCGCGCCGGTCCCGACAGGCTACTACGAGCAACTGCCAGCCACAGTGACTGAGACGCTCGCAGCCGTCGGCCTCGGGAACGCCACGCCGATGCTCGTCGGCGGTGGGATGATCGTCCTGTTCGAGGCGCTAGCCTACGTGAACAAGAACTACTACGGCTCGGTCAAGCTCTGGCGCGGGTTCCGGGCCGCCCGCCTGCCGGTGTGGGCTGTCGCCATCGTCGTCGGCTACCTCGGCAGCCCTGACCCGACGCTGTTCCGGCTCGTGAACCAGTTCAGCCTCCCGCGAAACGCCGCCATCGCCGCCGCCGCCGGCCTTGTCCTCCTCTACGAGGGGACCATCGCCGTCGCGCGCTGGCGAAACCGGGGTGAATAAGATGAGGACCCTACTTGTCGCCCGGCACGGGGAGACCACCTGGAACCGCGACGGTCGCATCCAGGGGTGGGCCCCGAGCCGACTCACAGACCGTGGCCAGCAACAGGCCACGGCGCTCGGGGCGTGGCTCGATGAGCGATACAGTGTTGACCGCGTCTTCGCCTCGGACCTCCGGCGCACCCGCGAGACGGCCGCTGCGGTCGGTGACGGCTACGGCGGCCTGCCCGACTGCGCGTTCGACACCGACTGGCGCGAGCGCGGCTTCGGAATCATGCAGGGCCTGTACGCCGACGAACTGCTCGATGAGTTCCCCGACCACGACCGGGACGCGAGCGTCATCTCACTCGATGCGGCCCCGGAAGGCGGCGAGGGCATCCCGACCTTCCGCGGACGGGTCGAGTCGGCCTGGGACCGGGCAATCGCGACGACCGATGCTGGCGAGACGACGCTGGTGGTTACCCACGGCGGC
Proteins encoded in this window:
- a CDS encoding CopG family transcriptional regulator: MPKISVEVPAELLNDIDKHVGEDGKFVNRSEAIRASVRKTLDMLDDIDERQGRLDDDQ
- a CDS encoding preprotein translocase subunit TatC, with the protein product MEDGDADDERRGSEEPPLPSDDESDESPIPTDPVAEADADRETAEVTGPGPAPAGGDEDTVGSHAAPTEAESSDGLFDRDASDIAAAVPADVPTDWGKSTPSPAGAGGAAPTTGGGTAPSYDPDDDIVDEGAPDDEEMPLADHVEEMAMRLFVVVGVMAVVAVIALPYSDELINFLWYSFLDGPASQCGQVATNADGSVVEGADCPNVYNPLALILARLKVSSLVGFIVALPVFVYQTYLFMRPGLYPRERRYYLAAVPTSLVLAAVGVGFAYFAVLRAMFDYFITYSDRAADLAFGLSETFNLIILMLGLFALIFQIPLFVMLAVMMGVTTRQWLQDRRLYFWGGFAAVAFLFSPDPTGMAPLMVAVTMIGLFEGTLLLLRWTGSTSPIPTADDLAARRPVAWLTAGIAGYVLSPAPVPTGYYEQLPATVTETLAAVGLGNATPMLVGGGMIVLFEALAYVNKNYYGSVKLWRGFRAARLPVWAVAIVVGYLGSPDPTLFRLVNQFSLPRNAAIAAAAGLVLLYEGTIAVARWRNRGE
- a CDS encoding phosphoglycerate mutase, with translation MRTLLVARHGETTWNRDGRIQGWAPSRLTDRGQQQATALGAWLDERYSVDRVFASDLRRTRETAAAVGDGYGGLPDCAFDTDWRERGFGIMQGLYADELLDEFPDHDRDASVISLDAAPEGGEGIPTFRGRVESAWDRAIATTDAGETTLVVTHGGVIKVLLAKLTDRDPDAALAEDSQLNCAVNEIRLDGDEPELVGEELTGWQALLD
- a CDS encoding preprotein translocase subunit TatC, producing MASAIDEDTVQTVQSGRATLGAMLRSAQVHLQKVFVVFVIGMIGTIMGLQYGVWDTLRADLLYSQMDLTTQEATSIVAVTPFDVILLQVKIGAVIGILMSLPLLIYFGRDGLRQRGWWPAEHIPTWKGALFVTISLGLFFGGVAYAYELFFPLMFNFLAGDAFKAGFTPQYSIVKWFQFVFLLAVSFGLAAQLPLVMTVLSYTEIVPYETFRDKWRYAVMGIFAFGALFSPPDPFTQIMWAAPLCGLYGISLALAKLAMLVRRSGDLVSTSAVAREHWNTILGGAVLGGGVVYYVLATPAFQYIQQFAEVFPSDRLTGDIQPPALFGLPVESTAVLLAVGFGVIGAVVVLYYHVLTALSEKAGPGQVGDPTAIDISELNASAVEVAPPEVFEEMSEDEALAHADRALADDNKEKAQAVLDRWDMAHEDDPGSETGDTADGAAESEEEAGVFTSTTAGMVDAFTEDETTEDEIGGYYYDIQFILSALASRAFVILGIFGAVLAAAFLFLYQGGIGTIQRTFVSRLPPEMAADVSIVTLHPVEHLVFIVKFSTILGAVAVIPVVLYFAWPAMRERGLVIGNRNILGIWGGTLFAALIGGSLLGFLYVAPMTISWIAYDQLNSNMVIAYRVSNFGWLVFFLTIGIGLLAEIPVTMFLFHKGGIIPFRLMYERWREVVIAIVALSAILSPSGIFTMFIVGIPTALAYLLGLGVLWVYTLGGRRTSNRRSEPAD